Proteins encoded in a region of the Paenibacillus pedocola genome:
- a CDS encoding YjcZ family sporulation protein yields the protein MGTMPGFTSTGAILVLFILLVIISRSLFV from the coding sequence ATGGGTACAATGCCAGGCTTCACATCGACCGGTGCGATTTTGGTACTCTTCATTTTGCTAGTCATCATTTCCCGTTCGTTGTTTGTCTAA
- a CDS encoding RsmB/NOP family class I SAM-dependent RNA methyltransferase yields MNEERLPAAYTTAMKEMLGQEADAFLHSYNMPRTQGLRFNTLKYAPGSGPSAHAISLFDLTPVPWCPAGYYYDDPARPGRHPYHSAGLYYIQEPSAMSAAQLLAPLPGETVLDLAAAPGGKTTHLASLMQGQGLLVSNEIHPERAKILAENVERLGISNALVTSSNPGELSRRFPEVFDRIMLDAPCSGEGMFRKDPDAVSEWSPEHVKMCAERQWDILQDAYLMLKPGGTMAYSTCTFNRQENEDTIARFTAAYPEMELITQKRLWPHLEKGEGHFVALLRKADNDDSGSPRSKRNADRGKSGPRLTSSVRDAYQQFMNWAAAELPGFTGQGVPLLFGESLYLLPESFSERMHTGLLEGLKVPRAGLHIAHLKKNRIEPAHALAMALKPQQAARSFDLAADSLDIQAWLRGESLPVPTELHGWTLVTVEGLPVSWGKASSGQLKNHLPKGLRILKSPS; encoded by the coding sequence ATGAACGAAGAACGGCTGCCCGCCGCTTATACCACTGCCATGAAAGAGATGCTGGGGCAGGAGGCGGACGCTTTTCTGCACAGCTATAATATGCCGAGGACTCAAGGGCTACGGTTCAACACTTTAAAATATGCTCCCGGCAGCGGCCCTTCTGCGCATGCAATTTCACTGTTTGACCTGACGCCGGTTCCGTGGTGCCCCGCAGGCTATTACTATGATGATCCAGCCCGGCCGGGCAGACATCCTTATCATTCCGCCGGATTATATTATATTCAGGAACCGTCGGCAATGTCCGCCGCCCAGCTGCTGGCTCCGCTCCCTGGTGAAACCGTGCTTGATCTGGCCGCAGCGCCCGGCGGCAAAACTACACATCTCGCTTCTTTGATGCAGGGACAAGGACTGCTTGTCTCAAATGAGATACACCCCGAACGGGCCAAAATTCTGGCTGAGAACGTCGAGCGGCTCGGTATTTCCAACGCACTGGTGACAAGCAGCAATCCAGGGGAATTGTCGCGGCGGTTCCCGGAGGTCTTCGACCGGATAATGCTTGACGCGCCCTGCTCGGGGGAAGGCATGTTCCGTAAAGATCCCGACGCCGTCAGCGAATGGTCACCTGAGCATGTGAAGATGTGTGCAGAAAGGCAGTGGGATATTTTACAGGATGCCTACCTCATGCTGAAGCCCGGCGGTACTATGGCCTACTCGACTTGTACATTCAACCGTCAAGAAAATGAGGACACCATTGCGCGGTTTACAGCGGCTTATCCCGAGATGGAACTCATTACGCAAAAAAGACTCTGGCCGCATCTGGAAAAAGGCGAAGGGCATTTTGTAGCACTGCTGCGTAAGGCAGACAATGACGACAGCGGAAGTCCCCGCAGTAAACGAAATGCCGACCGGGGCAAAAGCGGCCCCCGGCTCACGTCCTCCGTCCGGGATGCCTATCAGCAATTCATGAACTGGGCCGCGGCCGAGCTTCCCGGATTTACCGGTCAGGGCGTGCCCCTTCTGTTCGGTGAATCGTTATACTTACTGCCGGAGTCATTCAGTGAACGTATGCATACCGGCCTGCTTGAGGGCCTCAAGGTCCCCCGTGCCGGCCTGCATATTGCCCACCTGAAGAAGAACCGGATTGAACCAGCTCACGCCCTGGCAATGGCACTGAAGCCTCAGCAGGCAGCACGCAGCTTTGATTTGGCAGCGGACAGTCTGGATATTCAGGCCTGGCTGCGAGGCGAAAGCCTGCCGGTTCCGACAGAGCTGCACGGCTGGACGCTTGTTACGGTAGAGGGTCTGCCGGTCAGCTGGGGCAAAGCCAGCTCCGGCCAGCTTAAGAACCATCTGCCTAAAGGACTCCGAATTCTAAAAAGCCCATCTTGA